In one Pseudoliparis swirei isolate HS2019 ecotype Mariana Trench chromosome 23, NWPU_hadal_v1, whole genome shotgun sequence genomic region, the following are encoded:
- the LOC130189347 gene encoding charged multivesicular body protein 6-like has translation MGNVFGRKSRPTRVTEQDKAILQLKQQRDKLKQYQKRVTLQLETERLLAKQLLNDGKKEKALLLLKKKRYQDQLLDKTENQISNLERMVQDIEFMQIEARFIEGLQVGNDCLKSMHEIMSIEDVERILDETQESIEYQRQIDEMLAGALTQEDEEAVLAELEAITQGEDVALPDIPTEPVPDVPEAANTEPERRVAKDTPDREMLSA, from the exons ATGGGAAACGTTTTTGGGAGAAAAAGTCGACCTACGCGTGTAACGGAACAAGACAAAGCCATCTTG CAATTAAAGCAGCAGAGAGATAAGCTGAAGCAGTACCAGAAGAGAGTCACCCTCCAGCTGGAGACAGAGCGACTTCTGGCAAAGCAGTTGCTAAATGATGGAAAGAAAGA AAAGGCGCTGCTGCTTCTTAAGAAAAAGCGATATCAAGATCAGCTACTAGACAAGACTGAAAATCAGATATCAAACCTAGAGAGGATG GTTCAAGATATTGAGTTCATGCAAATTGAGGCGAGATTCATCGAGGGACTTCAGGTTGGCAATGATTGTCTGAAGAGTATGCACGAG ATCATGTCAATCGAAGATGTGGAGAGAATCCTGGATGAGACCCAGGAATCAATTGAATATCAAAGG CAAATAGATGAAATGCTGGCTGGCGCCTTGAcgcaggaggacgaggaggcggTTCTAGCAGAGCTGGAAGCCATCACTCAG GGAGAAGATGTAGCACTTCCAGACATCCCAACTGAGCCCGTACCAGATGTCCCGGAGGCAGCTAACACTGAACCAG AGCGGAGAGTCGCAAAGGACACGCCAGACAGAGAAATGTTATCAGCCTAG